From the Salvelinus fontinalis isolate EN_2023a chromosome 21, ASM2944872v1, whole genome shotgun sequence genome, the window ACTATTGTCACACTACCACACAGCAGGAAGAAAATTCCGCATGACGTTTGAAATACATCCATTTCTGGTTGTAAACTTTTTTTCTGGTTGTGAAGATGTCATAAAACCAGATTCCGACCAATTGGTTTCTGTTTCAACCAGGTAAAGACGCCTTTTTCATGACGAGATCAAGACATGGGCAAGACAATGACACACCCGTTGCTGATGTATTTTTCTGGTTAACAAAATTGTTTATCCTGGTTAACCAGAACGGTAGAACGGTTAGCATTGTTACAACTCTAAAGTAGTGCCTTTAGCGTTGTTAGCCTGTTAGCTCTAAAGAGAGGTTGGAGAGTGTAGAGCCTTGCGGCTGTCCCGGAGGATGCCGTCCAGGCCGTTGAGCTGGCGTAGGAAGCCCCGGTTGGGGATTACGCCACGGTGGTTCTTCACTGCCTTGATGGCCTCCACCAGGGTCAGGTTCTGACGGATCATCAGGTAGGCCAGGACCAGCGTGGCTGAACGACTCACACCCACCGCACAGTGCACCAGCACCTTAcctagaggggagggagggaaggggaatgGGTAAGGAGAGAGAAGtagggtaggagggagagagaaagagagggaaggaaggagggagagagggacagaaagagaaagaagagagagagagaaggagagagagagatgaggacatgTTGACCTCCAGGGTAATAGTACACACACAGGAACATCTGAACAGATCAACAGGTGTGGGATGAATATTTGTAGATGGTGTGCACCTAAGTACCTGTTAAGGtgtatgtggatgtgtgtgtgtgcctgcgtgaaCTACTGCATGCGAGGGGGGCCATGCTTGAATTGTTGCAGGTGAATCGATTGTGCTGATTCAAGCCTCGGTTTTGCTgagtgtgttgagtgtatgtgtgagagagagaggaagacaaatTGACTCACCACCGCTGCCGAGGGCTCTGTGTATGAACTCTGCAGCGGGGTAGAAGTTGACACTCATGTCGAAGGAGGGCGTGTCGTGGGCCTCGATGCCCTGGTAGGTGATGTCCATGCCAGCGTAGTACTCTGCTCCGCCGCGCCACTTACTCTGGGCACAGTTCAGGATGTGGGTGATGCCAAGTCGTGCCAGCTCACGCCGGTCTGATGCAATTTCTCTGCAGTAGAGTTGGGTTGGGGAGGGCAATCAGTAAATTGATCAATTAATCAAGCAACCAATCACACAATTAGCTGAAATTCAGATACAGGCCTATCTCTTATGTCTAACAAAATGTTTGTATATCAAATTAGACATTGGAAAAAGCACAGTTTTGCAGCCTAGTTTACTCACTGGTCTCCAATGTAGAGCCTGGGCCAGACTTCGTCGGCATGGTTACACGCTGTTTTCCCAGTGTAGAGGAGCCGTTCCAGCTCAGACACTGTTAGCACCGGGGACCCGCGCTCCGAATCTTTCCTGTTGGGAGATCTCGAGCTGCTCCGGGACCGGGAGAACCGGGACATGAACGCCATCTGGAGCGTGTGCTTCTGGtagaaaaataatacatttttgttGGTTGCGTTCCAGACCGTCAATATCACAGCAGCATGCGCATATGATAAGATTGGTTTATCAGCTCTGTTAATGGTTCCTAAGACGTTAAATGCTTCTCAAGCCATTATGAGATCTGTTTATCTGCACAACGTTACTTTGTTAACAATATTTAATACTCGATATGTAATTGCCAAAAACGTAGCCCACTCATGTAGCCTATGAGTGAATAGATTTCGTTAATcagaaaacatattttttgttgttgcgtaCATATGCTGGTGAAATTGCCATCAGATAACACACAATTGACTTGCAGAGCATAAACATAGCTATATGAACATGAACAAAAAATATCCACGTTTTAACGGTGGGCGACATTTCTCTCTGCAATAATACGAGAGCGAATAATCAACATTAAAGCGCATCTATTTCTCTGATTCGCTTGAATTTCTTTGATGTTTGTTTATTCTCGAGTTTATGCTTGATGCTACACAGTATTAATTTGAATTATCTACACAATGCCTTACACAATGCCTTAAAATCCCACAATAAGAATCATTCACCTCCTTCCTTCTCGTTTCACTTTCTATCTCTCGAGcgtcacccctcctctcctcacgcGACTACAGGGCGCCCATACTATCCGCCATGTTCCTCGCCTATTGAACATGATACAGCAACAGTAGGATGTAAAATGATGTAAAAATCATCAATAAACCCGGACCATATATGACTATAAACAGGGTCACAGCAACACATTACTTATAAGGCAAATTTAAGATAACACACATTTTCCCTCAATAATGTAGCATACCTATGTTATTACTTTATTATGTTTACGAAACATTGTTTTGATAGCAACTAATTCGATTATTAGATTATATTACAGAAAGGGGCTTTTCACTAATGATACTAACCAATTAAACATTTAGTATAATAATATTCAATAAAGGCTGCTATAGATGATGAAGGGTACAATAGTTTAGAccaaaacacaacaacatggcaggtagcctagcggttaagaggttaggccagtaactgaaaggttgctgattCGAATCCCGAGCTAACTAGGTGAATAATCTGTCGAtgtgcacttgagcaaggcacttaaccctaattgcgccTGTAAGTCACTTGTccactaaattactaaaatgttacTTGGCAATGATGCCCTTTatcagtcagatgaacttgtggataacaTTTCTATGTCTCTGTGTTCAGTATGAAAGAAGTTAGAGGTACACAacatcaccaaaagtatgtggacaccccttcaaattagtgtattcggctatttcagacacacccgttgctgacagctgtataaaatcgagcacacagccatgcaatctccatagacaaacattggcagtagaatggccttactgaagagcacggtgactttcaacatggcattgtcataggatgcaacctttccaacaagtcagtttgtgtcaaatttctgcccttctAGAACTGCTCCGGTCAATTGTaagcgctgttattgtgaagtagaaacaaTTAGGAGCAACGTGGTAGGCCTCAGAAGCTCACAGAATGCACCtcagagtgctgaagcacgtagagcGGTTCCAATCATAGTCCCAAACTGCCTCGGTAGCAAGGTCAGCATAAGAGCTGTTCGTTGGGaccttaatgaaatgggtttccatggccaagcagccgcacacaagcctaagatcaccatgtgtaatgccaagcgtcggctggagtgatgtaaagctcgccgccattggactctggagcagtggaaacgtgttctctggagtgatggatcacgcttcaccatctggcagttcaaTGGACGAATCGcgctttggcggatgccaggagaacgctaccttcgggctaggccccttagttccagtgaagggaaatctattgtatttaaaaatatttaaaaaaatcccctttttcgtgatatccaattgataGATGCAGTCTTgtttcattgctgcaactcccgtatgaactcaggagaggcgaaggtcgagagccatgcgtcctctgaaacacgaccctgccaagccgcactgcttcttgacacaatgctcgcttaacccggatgtcagccgcaccaacgtgtcgggagaaacaccatacaactggcgaccgtgtcagagtGCATGCTAGAGCGCAATGGGTCAAGGACATCCCAGacagccaaacccttccctaacccagacaacgctgcaccgcctcatgggtatCCCGGTCGAcagcgacacagcccgggatcaaacccagatctgtagtgacacctcaagcactgcgatgcaggaCACAAtagtgcagtgccttagaccgctgtgccactcgggaggcccagtgaagggaaatcttaaagctatagcatacaatgacattctagacgattctgtggttccaactttgtagcaacagtttgggaaggtcctttcctgtttcagcatgacaatgctcccgtgcacaaagtgaggtccatatagaaatggtttgtcgagatcagtgtggaagaacgtGACTGGCCtggacagagccctgacctcaacctcatcgaacaactttgggatgaattgtaacgccaactgcgagcctggcctaatcgcacaacatcagtgcccgaactcactaatgctcttgtggctgaatggaagcaagtcactacagcaatgttccaacatctagtggaaagccttcccagaaaagtggaggctgttatagcagtaaaggggggaccaacttcatattaatgcccatgattttggaatgagatgttcaacaagtaggtttccacatacttttggccatataGTGTATTTTCACGAGCCAATGCAAAGGCTGGAAGTCAGTCATgtcgctaacactagttagcaacttctttcaaactgcacgcagagacctAAAAATGGTATTCACGACTTCGTCTGACTGAGAAGTagaaatcccaaagtatccctgtAAGGACCAGGACAGCCACCATGTAAAGCATATTTGAAGAAGAATCGCAGGTTTTTCAATTATGGTTTTATCAGAATTATATAACGTAGTGTGTGTGAGTTGAACACAATTACATTCGGTTGTGGATTTGTTGATATCTACGTTGCAATGCAGGATGAAAATATGCCTATTTATTGAAGCTCCATAAAAGAATCGTGGTGTGTTTCACCATCTTGTGTCTAGATAAAGTACTGCATGTACACAGACTATTCACTGCAAAGTagttgcagtggtggaaaaagtacccatttgtcgtactttagtaaaagtaaagataccttaatagaaaatgactcaagtaaaagtgaaagtcacccagtaaaatactacttgagtaaaagtctaaaagtatttggttctaaatatacttaagtatcaaaagtaaatgtaatcaataaaatatacctaagtatcaaaagtaaaagtgtaaatcatttcaaattccttatattaagcaaagcagaaggcattttgaatgcttatcaggacaggaaaattgtaaaattcacacacttatcaagagaacatccctggtcatctctatctgctaaacacaaatgcattgtttgtaaatcatgtctgagtgttggagtgtgcatcTGGCAAATTAAAATAACAAGaacattgtgctgtctggtttgcttaatataaggaatttgaattgatttatacttttacttttgatacttaagtatattttagcaattacatttacttttgatactcaagtatatttaaaaccaaatacttttagacttttactcaagtatgacaattgggtacttttcccaccactgcccATAGATATAGACATGGTGTGCAcaggggtaggggggggggggggggggtcccaatgctggaaggggggcctgagtgaaaaagttGGGGACCCCTGAGTTAGAGGATAACGATGACATGCACAGTGCCCCTATTCAGAGCAGGCCTGCTCTCCAGTACCACAGAACAAGCCTTGGAGAGAAGGTAACCGGAGAGGATCTGACTTGCTATGTTATACCTGGAAGATATACCATTTAGGTAACCAGAGAGGATCTGACTTGCTATGTTATACCTAGAAGATATACCATTTAGGTAACCAGAGAGGATCTGACTTGCTATGTTATACCTAGAAGATATACCATTTAGGTAACCAGAGAGGATCTGACTTGCTATGTTATACCTAGAAGATATACCATTTAGGTAACCAGAGAGGATCTGACTTGCTATGTTATACCTAGAAGATATACCATTTAGGTAACCAGAGAGGATCTGACTTGCTATGTTATACCTGGAAGATATACCATTTAGGTAACCAGAGAGGATCTGACTTGCTATGTTATACCTAGAAGATATACCATTTAGGTAACCAGAGAGGATCTGACTTGCTATGTTATACCTAGAAGATATGCCATTTAGGTAACCAGAGAGGATCTGACTTGCTATGTTATATACCATTTATTATCACAAGTTCTGTCTTCAGGAAATCAGGGACTGATTGCTGAAGAAAATAATATTGACATAACTATCCATTTAAGTGCTATAGGCTACTGTACCTCAACACATTTAGCTTGTcactttaaaaacaaaaaaataatctATTCCTCAGCTCTTCCAGGACAGCCTCAACTTTGTCCTGTCAGACCTCAACATGCAGTTGTTGGATGGGGCTCAACAGCCTTCACGACCCCCACCTACGGTCCTTCTACAGCCTGCAGGACAGGCAGGAGAGACTGTTTAAGGCTGGCTGTAGAACCACTGATCAAAAggtagaatacacacacacaatatgttaTTGTTGCTATTTTACCCATAGACGTGTGCTGTGTAAAGAACTAAAACAGAAATGTCTGACATTTTGAGGCTGTAACGGTTGTcgtattcttcctcctcctctcctcggacgaggagaggagagagggatcggatgACCAATGCGCAGCAAGGTATgttgacatatttatttacagaaaacacgaaaacacgaacttcactataacctaacaaaacaacaaaacggagtagacaaacctggacatgcgaactcacatacaacgcagaactcacgaacaggaaaatagactacacaaaagaacgatatacaaaacaaaccgaacagtcccgtatggtgctacaaacactgacacaggagacaaccacccacaacgaacactgtgaaacaacctacctaaatatgactctcaattagaggaacgccaaacacctgcctctaattaagagccataccaggcaacccttaaaccaacatagaaacagaaaacatagaatgcccacccaaactcacgtcctgaccaactaacacatacaacaaactaacagaaataggtcaggaacgtgacagaggccTCCTTTGTAGCTACGTGCTCTGTTCCCGGAGTGTAAACGTATTGGATAAAGAAACAAATTAACTCTACGTAAATAAAGAATGAAATTGAGGTGACTGGACGCCTTGGGTTACAACTAGCACAGATAAGATATTACTTCCTGCCACAGATGGGGGCAGGTGCACACAAACAGAACCAGGAAGAGACTTACAGACAGTGATGTTGAAGTAAAGTCATTGTCTTTGGTGCCTTGGTTCTTCACACACACATTTGTGCACAGGTACTATATAACACAGACACAAGCTCACACATGGTTTCtcgtctctccttctccctcctcctcatcgcCTCCAGACTCTCAGGTAAGGCACTATGTTTCTCTGAAGTGATTGTGCTCCATGAACTTAGGAACATGCTGACATTGAAGACAGGAGCAGCAGGTGGCTTCTGTTGTTCATACAAGGAAGTTGTATCTATATTTTGGATGTGAATATGTCTTGATCAAACCtgatttatttttaaatacactactggtcaaaagttttagaacacctactcattcaagagtttttctatatttttactattttctacattgtagaataatagtgaagacatcaaaactatggaatcatatagtaaccaaaaaactgttaaacattaaaatatattttatatttgagattcttcaaagtagcgacactttgccttgatgacagctttagacattattggcattctctcaaccagcttcatgaggtagtcacctggaatgcatttcaattaacaggtgtgccttcttaaaataactttgaaagtttcttcaagtgtagttgcAAAAACCGTCAAGctcatgatgaaactggctctcatgaggaccgccacaggaatggatgacccagagttacctctgctgcagaggattagttcattagagttaccagcctcagaaattgcaacccaaataaacgcttcacagagttcaatttacagacgcatctcaacatcaactgttcagaggagactgtgtgaatcaggccttcatggtcgaattgctgtaaagaaaccactactaaaggacaccaataataagaagaaacttgctttggccaagaaacacgagca encodes:
- the LOC129818195 gene encoding dual specificity protein phosphatase 26-like, with translation MAFMSRFSRSRSSSRSPNRKDSERGSPVLTVSELERLLYTGKTACNHADEVWPRLYIGDQEIASDRRELARLGITHILNCAQSKWRGGAEYYAGMDITYQGIEAHDTPSFDMSVNFYPAAEFIHRALGSGGKVLVHCAVGVSRSATLVLAYLMIRQNLTLVEAIKAVKNHRGVIPNRGFLRQLNGLDGILRDSRKALHSPTSL